The DNA window GACGCCGTAGTGGTAACCGAACCCCAGCGTCGCGCTGAGCGTGCACACCAGCCAGAACGTGCCACCCCAGCGCAGCCAGCGCGGCCCCTGCCGCGAGTGCAGGAAGATCGCCAGCGCCCACGCGGTGTGCAGGCTGGGCATGCAGTTTCGGGGGGTGGCGCCGTCGAACGGCAGCGGCGACGGCGTCAGGTCGAACGGCACCAGCGACGGCCAGAAGTCGCCCACCTCGAAGCCGTTGCCGTCGGCGCCGAACGCGAAGATGGGGCCCACGACCGGGAACAGGATGTAGAAGATCGGTCCGACGAGTCCGATCAGCAGGAACGTGCGCACCAGGTGGTGCGACGGCCAGCCGTTGCGCAGCTGGTACAGCGCGACGACGATCGCGGCGACCGGCAGCTCGATGTACACCCAGTGCAGGACGCCGTACCCGACCGAGCCGAGCGCGTCGACCACCTCGCCCATCACCCACGACGGGTTGCCGAGCGCGTGGTCGGCGAGCTGGACGTACTGGTCGAGGACCTGCGGGCCGGCGAGGACGGTGATGTGCAACCACACGTCGCCGAACTTGGTGGCGACGATCAGCAGCGCGCCCAGTCCGACGCCCATGAGCGCGTTGCGCCGCTGCTCGCCTTGCCACTTCCAGCCCGCCCAGACGCCGAGCCCGGTCAGCACGAGCACGGCGCCGTTGCCGACGGTGAGCGGGCCCCCGGCCAGGTAGCGGACGGCGGCGATCACGACGTCGATCGCGGCGGCACTCGACAGCGCCACGATCCGCTGCCGGTTGGTGAGCCCGACCATCGCCAGCACCAGACCGGCCCACGGCACCGACGCCGACTTGGGGGTGCCCACGAAGTCGTCGAGGAGGCTGTCCAGCGGCCCCTGGAAACCGCGGCCGGACGCGAAGACCTGCAGCCCGGTGAGGGTGGCGATCACCGCGACGACGGCGGTCGCCAGCAAGATGTTCCGGGTTCGACCGGTGAGCCGCACCGGCTCCGTATGCGCACCACCGTCCACAAACACGCCGTCCATAGTAAACGGCGGGTGAATCGGGTCTTACGTGTCGAGTTCGTCGACCAGGGAGCTGACGACGGCGCGGACGTCACCGCCGGTCGCGGCGGCCACCTTGCGCTGACGTTGGTACGACGCCCCGCGGCGCGGGATGTCGGCGACGCGCGCGAGTTCGTCCGCGCAGCCGAGCCGCACCGCGGTGGGGGTGAGCTTCTCGAGCAGCTCGTCGAGGTCGTCGGTGACCAGGCGTTCACGGTTGTCGGCGCCGAGGATCACTTCGGCGTCGAGCCCGTACCGGGCGGCGCGCCACTTGTTCTCCTGCACGTGCCACGGCGGCATGGACGGCAGCGTCTCCCCCGCCTCGAGGCGGGTGTCGAGATCGACGATCAGGCAGTGGATGAGCGCGACGAGCGCGCTCAGTTCACTGAAGGACGAGATGCCGTCGCAGACGCGGACCTCGATGGTGCCCCAACGGGGCGCCGGACGGATGTCCCAGTGCAGTCCGCCGAGGTCACCGATGACGCCGGTGGTGATCTGGTCGTCCACGTAACCCTCGAACTGCGTCCAGTTCTCGAACTGGAACGGCAGCCCGGCCGTCGGCAGCTGCTGGAACATGAGCGCCCGGTTGCTGGCGTATCCGGTGTCGACACCGGTCCACATCGGCGAGGACGCCGACAGCGCCAGCAGGTGCGGGTACTTCAGCAGCAGCGCGTTGAGGATCGGGAACACCTTCTCCTTCGCGGAGATCCCGACGTGTACGTGCACGCCCCAGATGAGCATCTGCCGTCCCCACCACTGGGTGCGCTCGATGAGCTCGTCGTAGTGCGGGGTGCGGGTGATCAACTGGGTGGACCATTGCGCGAACGGGTGCGTGCCCGCACACATGAGATCGACGCCCAGCGGGTCGGCGGCCCGGCGGACCAGTGACATGGTCTCGGCGAGGTCGTCGACGGCCTCGCCCACGTTGTCGCAGACGCCGGTGACGAGCTCGACGGTGTTACGCAGCAACTCCTTGGTGGCGCGAGGTTTCTCGGCCAGTTCGCCGACGGCGTCGAAAACTTCCGCGGCGGTGTTGGAGAGGTCGCGGGTGGTGCGGTCGACCAGCGCGATCTCCCATTCCACTCCGATGGTCGGACGCGGTGATGCTGCGAAGGGGATGCCCACAGAAACGATCCAACCACAGCGTCCAGGGGCACGCAGGACACGACGAATCGCCCACCGGAACGCCGAACGGCGGGGCCCTCAGGCCCCGCCGTCCAGGTGATTCGTGTGCCGTGGATCAGGCGCCGATGACACCGCATGCGACGCGTCCGCCGGCGTCACCGGTGGTCAGCGTCTGCTGGTCCGGGACGGGCGCGTTGTCGGGCAGCGCGTAGCGGGTGGGAACGTTCGCGAAGTTGTCGGCGTCCGCGTGGATCATCAGCGCGGTGCCCTTGCCGTCGTTCTTCAGGTCGTCGAGCGTGAAGGCGTCGGTGGTGGTGACCAGGTACGCCTTGCCGTCCTCGCGCACCTCGAGGGAGGTGAGGTCGCCGCTGGCCGGGTGACCGGTGTGGCCCGCCACCTGGAAGTGGCCACCCGCGGAGAGGAAGTTGCCGGGCTCGCCGCCGGTGGGGGCGACGGAGTTGGGCTCGCACTTGCCGACCGAGTGGATGTGCATCCCGTGGAAGCCGGGCGTCAGGCCCTGCGCGTCGACGGTGATCTGCACGTAGCCGTCGGTCTCGGTGAGCGTCGCGGTGCCCACCTGGCTGCCCTTGGCGTCCTTGAGTTGCACCGACACGTTGTCCGCGGAGGCAGTGGTGGTGGCGTGCTCGGAACCGCCCTCGCCGTGCTCGCCGCCCGGAGCGGCGGAACCCGTCCACACCGGCGGGGTGGTGCCGGGCTGGTCGCTGGGCTCCTCGTTGTTCGAGCACGCGGTCAGCCCCAGCGCGGCGATCGCGACCAACGGGGTCACGACGCGCCAGGACTTGCGACGAGTGAATTGCGGGGCCATCGAACCGCTCCTTCGAGGTGGTTGAAATCTGCCGATGATCATAACGAGCAGGGCCGGTGGTCCTACTCGGAGGTGACGATGACGATCACACCGGGTGACGCACTCGTGATGCCCTCGAAGCGCGGTTCCGCCTTGACGCCCAGTTCCGCGGCGATCGACTCGGCGGCCTGCTTCTCGGACGCGTTGCCGGTGCGGTAGTAGACGGTGGTCACCTGGATGAGCCCGTAGCTGTAGTTGCCGGTCTCGGAGACGTTCCAACCGGTCGACGTCAGCTCGTCCGCGGTCTGGGCGGCGAGCCCGGACACGGTGCTGTTGTTGAACACCCGCACCGGTACGGACTTGTCCACCTGTGCGGGCGCCGACGCGGTCGCGGACTTCGTCGTCGTACCGGCCGCGGTCGTCGTCGTGGCCGGCGGCGCCGCGGCGGCGGACGTGGTCCGCGGGGCGGATGCGGCGGCGGACGTCGTGGTGGTGACCGGAGCCGTCGACGCGCTGCTGGTGGCGGCCACGGGCTCCGATTCGTCGGAATCCGAGCCGCCCAGGGAGGCCGCACCGAGGCCGGCGAAGAGGATCGCGAGCGCGATCAGCACCATCGCGATCGCGCGCAGCGGGGGGCCTGACGACTCGGGGTTCGGGGTGGTCACGGCTTCGACCTTAATCGGCCCGTCGGTCCCGTCCGGTAGCGAGGTGACGAGGGCCGGCGGTTGGGGGGCGGCCGGAACGGCGGGCTACGTGGAGAGGTCGAACCCGAGACGGCGGGCCGCGCGGGCCTTCTGCCGGCTGGCCCGCAACCGCCGCAACCGCTTGACCAGCATCGGGTCGGCGGCCAGCGCCTCGGGGCGGTCGACGAGCGCGTTGAGCACCTGGTAGTAGCGGGTGGCCGACATGGAGAAGAGTTCCTTGATGGCCTCTTCCTTGGCGCCCGCGTACTTCCACCACTGACGCTCGAAGGACAGGATGTCGTGCTCGCGGCGGGTCAGTCCGTCCGCGCCCACTTCGTTCCCCGACGTGCTGTCGGGCCGCTCAGATTGGTTCCGCGCTGCTGCGCCGTCCATCTCACTCCTCGACTGCTCGATGACTGCCGGTCCAGCCCGACACCGGCGAACCTCCGCGCGCCCCGTGGACCGAACACGAATTACACCGTTGTTCTTCCTGGTCATTGAACCACGCCCGCGGGTGGGAGAACCCTCTTCCGGGGGGACGCGCCGCGAATATCACGCCCACTATCCTTGGTGACCATGGCAATCCTTCCGATCCGCATCGTCGGCGATCCCGTCCTGCACGAGCCGACCAAGCCCGTGACCGAGTCCCCCGCCGAGCTCGCCGATCTGATCCGCGACATGTACGAGACGATGGACGCCGCGAACGGTGTGGGTCTGGCCGCGAACCAGGTGGGCGTCGCCAAGCGTCTGTTCGTGTACGACTGCCCGGACTACGAGGCCGGCAAGGACGCGTCCGGCAAGCCCGTGATGCGCCGCGGCTGCGTGATCAACCCGGTGCTCGAGACGTCGGAGATCCCGGAGACCATGCCGGACCCGGACGACGACGTCGAGGGCTGCCTGTCGGTTCCCGGTGAGCAGTTCCCCACCGGCCGCGCCGACTGGGCCAAGGTCACCGGCACCGACGAGCACGGCAACCCGGTCGAGATCGAGGGCCACGGCTTCTTCGCACGGATGCTGCAGCACGAGACCGGTCACCTCGACGGCTTCCTGTACGTGGACGTGCTGATCGGCCGCAACGCGCGCGCCGCGAAGAAGACGATCAAGCGGGAGGGCTGGGGCGTGCCCGGGCTCAGCTGGACGCCGGGCACCGTCGACGACCCCTTCGGTCACGACGACGTCGACGAGGACTGACGGTCTTCCCGTGACGAGCCCGGAACCGACGCTCGGCGGCCGGGTGGTGGTGCGGTATCGCCTGCCACCCGGGGGCTCACACCCGCTCACCGACGTGATCGGGACGCTCGAACAGCTCGAGCCGACGGTGGTGGTCCGCACCGCCGACGACCGCGTGGTGGAGATCGAGCGCGCCGACGTGGTGCGGCTCAAGGCGCTGGGACCCAAACCGGTGCGCCGGTCCGACGGCCGGGTTCGGTGACTGTCGGGGTGGCTGACTACCCTCTGCGGTGTGCGACTCGCGACGTGGAATGTGAACTCGGTCCGTGCCCGAACCGACCGGATCCTGGACTGGCTGGCCCGCACCGACACCGATGTGTTGGCGATGCAGGAAACCAAGTGCAAGGACGAGCAGTTCCCGTACGAGCGGTTCGCCGAGGCCGGCTACGAGGTGGCGCACGTGGGCCTGAGCCAGTGGAACGGCGTGGCCATCGCGTCGCGGATCGGGCTCGAGGACGTGCAGATCGGCTTCGCGGACCAGCCCGGGTTCGACAAGGATCCGGAGGCGGAGGCCGCGCAGGAGGCCCGTGCGATCGGTGCGACCGTCGGCGGGGTGCAGGTGTGGAGCCTGTACGTGCCCAACGGCCGTGAGCTGACGGATCCGCACTACGTCTACAAGCTGGAGTGGCTGGCGAAGCTGCGCGCGGACGCGGAGGGCTGGCTGGCCGGCAACCCGGACGCGCAGATCGCGCTGGTGGGCGACTGGAACGTCGCGCCCACCGACGAGGACGTGTGGGATCCGGCGTTCTTCGAGGGCAAGACGCACACGTCGCAGCCGGAGCGGGACGCGTTCGACGCGTTCGCCGACGCCGGTTTCGCCGATGTGGTGCGCCCGCACGCGCCGGGCCCGGGCGTCTACACCTACTGGGACTACACGCAGCTGCGGTTCCCCAAGCGGCAGGGTATGCGCATCGACTACGTGCTGGGCTCCCCCGCGTTCGCGGCGCGGGTCACCGGCGCCCACATCGACCGGGACGAGCGCAAGGGCAAGGGCGCGAGCGACCACGCGCCGGTCGTGGTCGATCTGGCCTGATCAGATTCCCTGCTCGTCGAGCAGGTCCAGGTACTCGGTGTGGGTGCCGAGGAACCGGGTGGCGTAGGTGCACACCGGACGGATCCGGGTTCCCTCGCTGCGGGCGCGGTCGAGCACGGTCCGCACCAGCACCGCCGCCCAACCGCGGCCGCTCCGGTCCTCGCGGACGACGGTGTGCAGCAGCGTGAGCACGTCCCCGGACGGCCCGGCACTGTCGCGGTGGTAGCCGAGGATGCCGACCAGGTCGTCGCGCACCCACAGTTCGTAGCGCTCGTGGGGCGGGCTGTCGACGATGCGTACGGCATCGGCGACAGTGCTCACCGGCCGTGGCGATTTACTGTTCACGTTCCCCATGAAACCGGCCGAACGGCCGCCGCCGGGTCCGTTTCGGGACGGGTGGGGCGATCGATGCCGATCCTTGACCACGGCGTGGCCGCGGGTCGATCAATTCATCGAGATCGCGTCGGACGCCTCGGGCGGCGCCATCAGATCCAGGTACTCCGGGTTGGCTTCGACGAACCGCTGCACGTACGTGCACACCGGGCGCACGCGCCAGCCGTAGTCGCGGGCCCGGTCCAGCGAGCGCCGCACCATGACGGCGGCCAGCCCACGGTGCCCGAAGTCCTCGACGACGACGGTGTGCATGAACGAGACGACGGGAGTGGGTTTCCGCGCGCCGCGACCCCGGGCAGGTGAGGTGTCGTAGTAGCCGACGATTCCCACCAGGTCTCCGTTGAGCCGCAACTCGAAGCGGTTCTGGTCGGTATTGTCGGTCACGTCGGCACTGGGCGAATCGGCGAACACGACACCTCCTCGGGACGCTTTCGAGACAACAATGTGATCCACGCCACTATAACTACAGGTAACAGTCTTCGCCTGTCAGGCATTCGACCGAATCTCTGTCGACACCTCCCCCACCTCCACCCGCCGGGCTTCCTGCCCGAGCCGGCCGCCCGCACCCTCAGACGCTTCTCGAATGGCCCGGCAGACGGCCATACGCTCCCGCCGACTCCCGGAAGCACCGAACACCCGCACGGCACCACCCTCCTCGCCACGCGAGAGTTCCTCGATGCCGTTGGAACGCAGCGATCTTCACATCGAGCATCCGGCCGCAGCACCTCTCCGAGCGGCCACCACCACTCGCCGCCGACGCGAATGATTGCACCGCAGTACAGATTTGCGAATTTCGGAACGGGACACGCATTTGCCCGAAACCGTATTCCGACCGACCCGTATGTGTAACGATCCGTACACGCGTCCGGTCAGAATTCGCTCCTGACCCCGGATGAGGAAGCCGAAGGCAGACGAGCCGCCTCGCACTCGGAGGCCTTCGGCGCACCTCGACACTGGACATCGACGCACGAGGTGGCTTCCTACCTCGACGGCGATACCGGCTCTGCCGCAGTCTGCGCCAGCAGGGAGCGTCAGGGTCTACCCGAACCAACCTGAACGAGCACACAATCCGTAGGGGGAAGTAGATGCGCAAGTCCATAACCCGCTCGTCCGTCCTCGCCGCGACAGCGGCCCTCGCACTCCTCGGCGGTGGCGTAGCCGCGGCAGAAGGCAGCCTGGGTAGCAGCGGCAGCTCGGGCAGCCTTGCCAGCTCCGAGGGCAGCAGTGGCTCGTCCGAAGGCAGCAGCGGCTCGTCCGGCAGCAGCGGCTCCTCGACCGGCTCGTCGGCCGCGCCCGGCACGCCGTACGAGTTCCAGAACTGGGACACCTGCCGGCTCGATCTGGTCTACGACGACGAGATCGGCGGCACCTGCATGACGGTGATCATCCGGGACGGCAACATGCGCATCGGCAATCTCGACGTCGCGGTCCCCGACGGCAGCCTGATGATCGCCGGCGGCGTGACGGGCGAGCAGGTCTTCGTCCCCGCCGCCGACGACGGCAAGTTCGGTGTGTATGCGAACCCGATCACCGTTCCCGGCGGAGCATTCGGCGCCGCGTCGGCGGAGAACTTCGGCCCCACCGCCATCCAGGCGACCGTGGAGGCCGTCGCCCTGCCCGACGTCGATCCCTACAACCTCGCCGTGCAGCTTCCGATGCGGCTCAAGCTCTCCAACCCACTCCTCGGCGACAACTGCTACATCGGCTCCGCCGCCACCCCGATCAACCTGTCCCTCGCACTCGTGGACAGCGCCGGGCCCGCCGAATGGATCTCGACCAACGGCCCCGATGTGCCGGGTGGCGTCTGGACCCAGGCACCCCACACCGCCACCGACTTCGCCGTCCCCGGAGCCTCCGGTTGCGGCCCGCTCGGATCCCTGAACTGGGCCGTCAACCTGCGGGCGGGCCTGCCCTCCGCGGGCGCCGGTAACTCCCTGTCC is part of the Rhodococcus sp. SGAir0479 genome and encodes:
- a CDS encoding DUF3263 domain-containing protein yields the protein MDGAAARNQSERPDSTSGNEVGADGLTRREHDILSFERQWWKYAGAKEEAIKELFSMSATRYYQVLNALVDRPEALAADPMLVKRLRRLRASRQKARAARRLGFDLST
- a CDS encoding GNAT family N-acetyltransferase; translation: MSTVADAVRIVDSPPHERYELWVRDDLVGILGYHRDSAGPSGDVLTLLHTVVREDRSGRGWAAVLVRTVLDRARSEGTRIRPVCTYATRFLGTHTEYLDLLDEQGI
- a CDS encoding phosphatase PAP2 family protein, which codes for MDGVFVDGGAHTEPVRLTGRTRNILLATAVVAVIATLTGLQVFASGRGFQGPLDSLLDDFVGTPKSASVPWAGLVLAMVGLTNRQRIVALSSAAAIDVVIAAVRYLAGGPLTVGNGAVLVLTGLGVWAGWKWQGEQRRNALMGVGLGALLIVATKFGDVWLHITVLAGPQVLDQYVQLADHALGNPSWVMGEVVDALGSVGYGVLHWVYIELPVAAIVVALYQLRNGWPSHHLVRTFLLIGLVGPIFYILFPVVGPIFAFGADGNGFEVGDFWPSLVPFDLTPSPLPFDGATPRNCMPSLHTAWALAIFLHSRQGPRWLRWGGTFWLVCTLSATLGFGYHYGVDLIAGAVLTLTLESVLRAPERGWGWFRIRLVVGGTALLAALLLSYRFLAVEIAQYPVVSAPLLLGVPALYAYAHWRTFYRDPVAPRSSSLPLPADAPTAR
- a CDS encoding putative acetyltransferase, whose product is MTSPEPTLGGRVVVRYRLPPGGSHPLTDVIGTLEQLEPTVVVRTADDRVVEIERADVVRLKALGPKPVRRSDGRVR
- a CDS encoding exodeoxyribonuclease III — its product is MRLATWNVNSVRARTDRILDWLARTDTDVLAMQETKCKDEQFPYERFAEAGYEVAHVGLSQWNGVAIASRIGLEDVQIGFADQPGFDKDPEAEAAQEARAIGATVGGVQVWSLYVPNGRELTDPHYVYKLEWLAKLRADAEGWLAGNPDAQIALVGDWNVAPTDEDVWDPAFFEGKTHTSQPERDAFDAFADAGFADVVRPHAPGPGVYTYWDYTQLRFPKRQGMRIDYVLGSPAFAARVTGAHIDRDERKGKGASDHAPVVVDLA
- a CDS encoding peptide deformylase; the encoded protein is MAILPIRIVGDPVLHEPTKPVTESPAELADLIRDMYETMDAANGVGLAANQVGVAKRLFVYDCPDYEAGKDASGKPVMRRGCVINPVLETSEIPETMPDPDDDVEGCLSVPGEQFPTGRADWAKVTGTDEHGNPVEIEGHGFFARMLQHETGHLDGFLYVDVLIGRNARAAKKTIKREGWGVPGLSWTPGTVDDPFGHDDVDED
- a CDS encoding LytR C-terminal domain-containing protein; protein product: MTTPNPESSGPPLRAIAMVLIALAILFAGLGAASLGGSDSDESEPVAATSSASTAPVTTTTSAAASAPRTTSAAAAPPATTTTAAGTTTKSATASAPAQVDKSVPVRVFNNSTVSGLAAQTADELTSTGWNVSETGNYSYGLIQVTTVYYRTGNASEKQAAESIAAELGVKAEPRFEGITSASPGVIVIVTSE
- a CDS encoding glutamate--cysteine ligase; this translates as MGIPFAASPRPTIGVEWEIALVDRTTRDLSNTAAEVFDAVGELAEKPRATKELLRNTVELVTGVCDNVGEAVDDLAETMSLVRRAADPLGVDLMCAGTHPFAQWSTQLITRTPHYDELIERTQWWGRQMLIWGVHVHVGISAKEKVFPILNALLLKYPHLLALSASSPMWTGVDTGYASNRALMFQQLPTAGLPFQFENWTQFEGYVDDQITTGVIGDLGGLHWDIRPAPRWGTIEVRVCDGISSFSELSALVALIHCLIVDLDTRLEAGETLPSMPPWHVQENKWRAARYGLDAEVILGADNRERLVTDDLDELLEKLTPTAVRLGCADELARVADIPRRGASYQRQRKVAAATGGDVRAVVSSLVDELDT
- a CDS encoding GNAT family N-acetyltransferase — its product is MFADSPSADVTDNTDQNRFELRLNGDLVGIVGYYDTSPARGRGARKPTPVVSFMHTVVVEDFGHRGLAAVMVRRSLDRARDYGWRVRPVCTYVQRFVEANPEYLDLMAPPEASDAISMN
- the sodC gene encoding superoxide dismutase[Cu-Zn] — protein: MAPQFTRRKSWRVVTPLVAIAALGLTACSNNEEPSDQPGTTPPVWTGSAAPGGEHGEGGSEHATTTASADNVSVQLKDAKGSQVGTATLTETDGYVQITVDAQGLTPGFHGMHIHSVGKCEPNSVAPTGGEPGNFLSAGGHFQVAGHTGHPASGDLTSLEVREDGKAYLVTTTDAFTLDDLKNDGKGTALMIHADADNFANVPTRYALPDNAPVPDQQTLTTGDAGGRVACGVIGA